One window of the Salvia miltiorrhiza cultivar Shanhuang (shh) chromosome 6, IMPLAD_Smil_shh, whole genome shotgun sequence genome contains the following:
- the LOC130988902 gene encoding protein POLYCHOME-like produces the protein MPESRDRLSRQDSIIASYSRRRVSRAGDWNNGRGNPIAFVLEDDNEEGQNAGTPFRWRDTTMAGNPGSAGVAAGGAFGTPRIRPRNLSPVVGSGRSRGGAFGTPRIRRIARLAGSENLSPVVGSGRGGGGALPAWYPRRPLNDITAVVRAIERRRERGGDGEGLQTIQDRTSNDQASTPRAHLEHNKAMISPLLAFSNRCFPPSIGKVPKILLDITHHKGGATCLTPQKTLLNSIDAVEKVVMEELRKMKRTPSAKKAEREKRVRTLMSMR, from the exons ATGCCTGAATCGAGAGATCGGCTGTCGAGGCAAGACAGCATCATAGCATCTTACAGCCGAAGGCGAGTTTCAAGAGCTGGTGATTGGAATAATGGAAGGGGAAATCCGATAGCTTTTGTTCTTGAAGATGATAATGAAGAAGGGCAGAATGCAGGAACACCATTCCGGTGGAGAGATACCACGATGGCCGGGAATCCCGGATCAGCTGGAGTAGCTGCTGGAGGTGCTTTTGGGACCCCAAGAATTAGGCCTCGAAACTTGTCACCGGTGGTGGGAAGTGGTCGTAGCCGTGGAGGTGCCTTTGGGACTCCGAGAATTAGGCGCATTGCGCGGCTGGCAGGATCGGAGAACTTGTCACCGGTGGTGGGAAGTGGCCGCGGAGGCGGAGGTGCATTGCCTGCTTGGTATCCCAGAAGGCCTCTCAATGACATCACTGCTGTAGTGAGG gcaATTGAAAGAAGAAGAGAGCGAGGAGGAGATGGTGAAGGCCTACAAACCATCCAAGATAGGACATCTAATGATCAAGCAAGCACACCAAGAGCTCATCTTGAGCACAACAAAGCTATGATTTCGCCACTACTGGCGTTTTCAAATAGGTGTTTCCCGCCAAGCATAGGCAAAGTTCCAAAGATATTGCTCGATATCACACATCACAAGGGAGGCGCAACTTGTTTGACACCACAGAAGACGCTCTTGAACAGCATAGATGCAGTCGAGAAGGTGGTGATGGAGGAGCTTCGGAAGATGAAGAGGACTCCCTCTGCCAAGAAAGCTGAGAGGGAGAAAAGGGTCCGCACATTGATGTCCATGCGCTGA
- the LOC130990542 gene encoding uncharacterized protein LOC130990542, with protein MKQGKEYSVTKSDSRRIYFKCKHLDKCPFKLSASSQDGSIWGVYKFTNEHSCDGDLGRVKRIKAPAKVVATYLAQKIHNDCEILKPKAIQLELQREFGVQIKYDVSLRARNRATEMVYGRHDQSFEMLPKYLYKLRQSNPGSLVEWEVDPDGRFKHLFVALAALASCFIFNLRLVIVVDGTHLKGKNRGILFVAVTKDGNESLFPLAYGDKHSFCMF; from the exons atgaagcaggGCAAGGAATATTCTGTCACCAAATCAGACAGCAGACGAATTTACTTCAAATGCAAGCATTTAGATAAGTGCCCCTTCAAGCTCAGTGCATCGTCTCAAGATGGATCCATTTGGGGTGTGTATAAGTTTACCAATGAGCACTCATGCGACGGTGATCTAGGGCGCGTAAAGCGAATAAAGGCCCCCGCAAAAGTCGTTGCAACATATTTAGCACAGAAAATACATAACGATTGTGAGATCTTGAAGCCGAAGGCCATCCAGCTGGAGCTGCAACGTGAGTTTGGTGTACAGATCAAGTATGATGTTTCATTGCGAGCCCGTAATCGAGCGACTGAGATGGTTTATGGTCGACATGATCAATCCTTCGAGATGCTGCCTAAGTATTTATACAAGTTGAGACAATCCAATCCCGGTTCGTTGGTGGAGTGGGAAGTTGACCCTGATGGtcgattcaaacacttatttgTTGCTCTTGCAGCTTTGGCTAGTTGTTTCATATTCAACTTACGGCTAGTGATTGTAGTTgacggcacacacttgaagggcaaGAATAGGGGTATTCTATTTGTTGCAGTGACCAAGGACGGCAATGAAAGTTTATTCCCACTCGCGTATggtgataaacactcattttgcatg ttttga